The genomic DNA GTCCACGTCTTTCATGGCGTCGAGCAGAATGTGCAGGCCTTTGTAATAGCGCATGACCCCGACAAAGAGGAAAAACTTATCCCCAAGCTTTTGCCGCCAATGGTTCATCCGCTCACTGTCCGCCTGTGGATAACCGGCCTTGTTCAAGCCATACGGAATCACCCGGGTCTTGTCCTGAAATTGCTGCAACACATCGCTGGTGTGCAGGTAGTTCGGCGAGGCCGCGACAATGCGGTCAGCGCTGGCGAGGAAGCGGTTCATCAGTGGCCGGTAGAGTTTCAGCAGGTGTTTCTGGCGGATGATGTCGGAGTGATAGGTGACCACGCTCGGCTTCTTCATCGCACTGGCGAAATGCACCAGATCCATGAACGGCCACGGGAAGTGGTAATTGACCACGTCGGCCTCGGCAGCCATCTCGCGAAACTGTTTGAACACGCTCCAGGAGAATCCGGTGGAGGCGAACTGGATATCGAGTCTGGCCCGATGCACTTCGTGTTGACCCAAGTGCACGACGGGCGGATTCGGGTCGGCGCTGAGGGTCAGCACCTGGCCGTCGATGCCGTGCTGGGCGCCGCTTTCGCACAGTTGGAAGATCACTTGTTCGATGCCGCCGACGGAGTCAGGCAGGTACGTCTTGAAAAAATGAAGAACTCGCATTCAACCTCCCATGGCCTGGCGGTAGGCTCCGGCCGTGGCCCGTGCGCAACGCTGCCAGGAAAAAAGCTGTGCCTGCTGCAACCCGGCTTCTCGGCATACCTGCCAATGTGCTTGATCGTCGATCAAACGGCTCATCATCTCGCGCAAGCCGTCTGCATCGTCAGCTTCAATATAGTTGCCAGCGGCGCCCGCGACTTCCGGCATGGCCGAAGAGCGGGTGAGCACTACCGGCGTGCCGCAGGCCATCGCCTCCAGCACGGGTAGGCCGAAGCCCTCGTACAGCGAAGGAAAAATCAGCGCGCGGGCGCCGGCCAGCAATTGCGCCACTTGTTCGTCGGGCAGATAACCGAGCAGGCACACATGCCCGCTGGCCAGTGCCTGACGCAGTTCGTCGCTGAACTGCTCACGCTGCCAGCCGGCCATGCCAACAATCAGCAGGGGGAAGCGCTCGCGCACGCCCTCCGGCAGCAGGGCGTGGGCGCGCAAGGCCAGACTGAGGTTCTTGCGCGGCTCCAGCGTGCCAACACACAGGAAATATTCGCGCGCCGTGACGGCATGCGCCTTGAGCACCGCGCTGATCACATTGGCTTCGCGTGGATGGAAACGCGCGGCGACACCCAGCGGCGCCACGACAAAGCGCTCTGCGGGTAAGCCGAAATATGCTTGGGCTTCGTCGGCAATCGCCTGCGAGTCCGTCAGGATCAGCCGCGCCTGCTGTACGCCGATCGCCAGCCGACGCTCGATTTCCTTCAGTCGTGCCAACGGCTGTGTCTCGGGGAAATGCAGGTGGGTCAGGTCGTGCAGGGTGATCACGGTCGGGCCGTCGAAGGCCAGCGGCCACAGGCTCGGCTCGTGGTACAGATCGATGCCTTGTGCGCGGCCCTGATCGAAACGCTTCTGCTCCAGCCAGCGCCGTGCCTGATAAGCCCCGGGAATCTGCCGCAACAACGGCGTCAATCGCGAGTAACCGGGCATGGCCGCTTCCGGCAAGGCCGAACTCCAGCCCCAGCCGTGAAACAGCGTGACCTCGACATCGGTCTCGTTGCGCAGGGCATTGACCAGTTCGGCGACGTAGTGGCCGATGCCGGTGCGTGGCGCCTGCAGAATCCGTGCGTTAAGGGCAATGCGCATGCTGCCTCGCTGGCGCCACCGGCGCTTCCAGGACATTGCGTACACTGCGTTCGGCCAGTTGCAGACTGGCTTGCCGCCAGCCGATCCACTGCCAGTCGGCGACATCGCGGGTGGCGGGGAACTGGCCGCTACGCTCAAAGTTGGTGACCAGATCGGCCAGGCTTTGCGGATCCTGCAGATCGAAGTACGCCATGAATTGGCCGCCGATTTCGCGGAACACCGCGATATCGCTGCCCATCGCTGGCAAGCCACGCTGCATGGCTTCGACCAGCGGCAGGCCAAAACCTTCGACAAACGATGGGAAGACCAACGCACTGGCGTGGGAATAGGCGTGTTCCAGGCTGGTGTCGTTGAGGTCGTTGAACATGAACAGGCGCTGATTCAGTTCTGCATGACTGCGCACACGGGCGAGCAGGCTGTCGCATTTCCAGCCGACCCGTCCGGCGATGCATAGCCGTGCGTTTGAACCGGCGGCCCAGGCGCGCTCGAAGGCGTCGAGCAGGTACGCGTGGTTCTTGCGCGGCTCGATGGTGCTGACCATCAGGAACACCGGTTCAGGAGTGCTGAACAAAGCCTTGAGGCGCGGTTCGACTGTCGCGTCGGTGCAGTGCAGATCGAGTTCACTGCCCAGGTGAAAAAAGTCGAACCAACGCTTGTCGGCCTGCTCAATGCCGAGGCGTTGCTGCAGTTCTTCACGCACCTGATCACGCACCGTGGCGGAAATCGCCATGTAGCCATCGGCCGTCCGTGTGATCCAGTCGAACCACTCGCTGAAAACCTCGACCAGACGCGTGTCGTAAAACTGGGGGTGAGTCAGCGGGATCAGGTCGTAAATCACTGCAATCAGGCCAACGCCGTCGAGTTTGAGCCGTTCGACGTGGGCGAAAAGGTCTGAGTGCCAGGATGAATCCAGCAGTACAAGTTGATCCCCCGGCTGGTGTTGCAGCGGTGAACAACGTTTAAGCACTTGCGTGCGGTTGATCTGATTGAGCAGGCGCAGTGGCAGGCCGAACGCCGCGAATGACGTCAGACGATAGCCAGCATACAAGAGCCGTCGTGCCGGTTTCGAGGTGCGGTCGGCGTCGATTCGTTGATGCCATTGCCAGAACCGATGGGCGAGGCGCTGCAGCCTTTCGCCTAAGGTCGCCAGTGCGTTGAAAAACGGGGTGTCCAGCGGTGCCAGACGTGTCACCCGGTAGAGTTGGCCGTTGAGCAAAATGACCGGCAAACATTCAACGCCGTCGACACTCGGCGGCAGTTGGTTGATGACGTTGCGCACCACGCGCTGAATACCCGAGTTAACCGCCGGGTGCTTGAACACATGGGTGCATTCCACCAGCAAGCGCGTCATGGCGTGGACTCGATAAGCCTGCCTTCGGTGTCACGACTGATGGTGGTCTGAGCGTTGAGCCATGAGCAACCGACGAAATCCTCGCGTCGATTGTTGATGACATGAAACACCAGGCCGAAATCACGCCACTCGAAATTTCGATCCAGGTGCGAGTCCAGTCTCGACAGGCTCAAGGCCACGGAGTAGTTGCCTTTACCCAAGCCCATGACAAACGCGAAGCGATAAGTAATGCGCTCGCCGGACCGCAGGTTTTCCAGTGCCTGGTTCTGGCGATGAGTGTTGATGCCGTACATGGGCTGACCAAGGCGGTCCTTGATCATGAAGCCCAGTACCAGCCGTTCGATGTGTTGACGAACCTCGACCTCCACTTCCAGTACCACGGGCTGGCCGACTTCGGCGGCTTCGATGGAGCGTTCGTGTTCGTCCAGCAGACGTACGCGCAGGATGCCGGCTTCACCGGTACCCGAAACGGTTTGTACCTGGCCGCCACTGAGCGTTTCCTGGCGCACGGTCTGGCCTTCGCGTTCGGCAAGCAAGGCGTTGTAGTAATCCATCACCGCTTCGGGCTTGTCGTGCATGGCCATGTGGCCGCCATCGAGCAGGATCGCCGAATCGCAGATCGATTGAATCGCCGAGCGGTCGTGAGACACGATCAGCAGGGTGGTGCCGGCCTTGCGGAAGCTACGGATGCGCTCGAAGCTCTTATGCTGGAAGTAGGCGTCACCCACTGAGAGTGCTTCGTCGACAATTAGAATATCGGGGCGGCGTGCGGTGGCGACGCTGAAGGCGAGACGCATCTGCATGCCGCTGGAGTAGGTGCGCACCGGATGATCAATGGCCTCACCGATTTCTGCGAAGCTCTCGATCTGGGGCATCAATGCGTTGATTTCCTCAAGTTGCATACCGAGGAGTTGCCCCGCCATCACGGCGTTTTGCCGACCGGTGAAGTCCGGGTGAAATCCCATGCCCAGTTCCAGCAGCGCGGCGACCCGACCCGAAAGCTCAATGGTGCCGCAAGTCTGCCGGCTGGTGCCGGTAATCATTTTCAGCAGAGTACTTTTGCCCGCGCCATTGACCCCGACGATGCCCACGGCTTCGCCGGCAGGGATCTCGAACGTGAGGTCCTGCAACACCCAATGTTGGTGATGGCGCAGCGGTGAAAAGGGAATCAGCCATTCGGCCAGGCGACTCCAGCGGCTGGGGTATTGTTTATAGGCTTTGCCTAGCCCTGTAACGCGGATATGTCCCATCAGAGTTCATCCACCATTTCACCGACCCGTTGGCGGAACAGGCGCAGGCCGATGGTGCAGAGCACTGCGCCAATCACGAAAGTCGGCAGCAGCGAACTCCAGAGCGGCCATTGACCGTACAGGAACAGATTCTGGTAACTACCGATCAGGTTGGTCAGTGGGTTGTATTGCAGCAACCGCTGCAGCCACTCCGGCAATATGGTGATGGGGTAAACGATCGGTGTCAGCCAGAACCAGAATTGCAGACAGATAGCGAAGAGTTGCCCGACATCACGGAAAAATACATTGAGTACCCCGAGGACCATGCCGAGTCCCGCGCAGAGCATCATTTGCAGGGCAACCAGTGGCACCAGCGCCAGCAAAGCCATGCCCGGCCAGCGTCCGGTGATGAGTAGAAAACCGAGAAACAAGGCGATGATGATGGCGAAATTTATCCCGGCATTGAGTAGCACGATCACCGGCAAGCAGAACCTCGGGAAACTGATTTTCTTCAGCAGGTTGGCGTTGTCCAGGAACATGGTCTGACTGCGCAGGGTGATCTCCGAAAACAGCCCCCACGCCAGCAGACCGGCGCACAGGTAAATGCTGTAGGCCATGCCGTCATCCACACCCGGTAAGCGGGCACGCATGATGTGCGAGAAGATCACCGTGTAAACGATGATCATCGACAGCGGATTGAAGATTGGCCACAGCGCGCCGAACAGCGAATTGCGGTAACGCGATTGAAACTCTCGTTGCACACTGCCGAGGATGAAGCCTCGGTAGGTGTGCAGCGAGCGGTACAGGGAAAGCAGCATTCAAACCGTCCTGCCGTACTGGTCTTCGAAGCGGACGATGTCGTCCTCTCCCAGGTATTCGCCGCTTTGCACTTCGATGATCACCAGATCGATCACACCGGGGTTTTCCAGGCGATGCCTGTGGCCGGCGGCAATGAAGGTCGATTCGTTCTTGGCCACCAGCGTCGTACCGGAGCCATTGTTGGTGACCTTGGCCATGCCTTCGACCACCACCCAGTGTTCGTTGCGGTGATGGTGCATTTGCAGGGACAGCTTGCCGCCGGGTTTGACCACGATGCGCTTGATCTTGAAGCGCGGGCCTTCTTCAAGAACGGTGTAGGTGCCCCAGGGCCGGCTGACGGTGCGGTGCAGGCGATAGGCTTCGTGGGATTTGTCCTTGAGCTGCTTGGCGACGCGCCGCACATCCTGAGCGCGGTCGGCATGGGCCACGAGCACGGCGTCGGCGGTGTCGACGATGATCAGGTTATCCACACCCACGGTGGCCACCAGCCGGCCTTCGCTCTGGACAAAGTTATTGTGGCTGTCGATGAAAATCGCTTCGCCGCTGGCGCGGTTGTTGTCGGCATCGGCCGGTACCAGTGCGGCCACCGCGCCCCACGAACCGATGTCGCTCCAGTCGAAACCGGCGGGCACCACCACAACTTTTTCCGAGCGCTCCATCAACGCGTAGTCGATGGAAATGTCGGTGATTTCAGCGAACAGCGCAGGCGACAGTTCCTGTTGCAGGCAGCCGACGGTCTCCACCGGGGCGCTGGCGGCCATGCAGGCGCGGGTCTGCTCCAGCAGTTCTGGCGCGTGCAATTGCAGTTCGGCAATGACGGTCGCAGTGGTAAAGCAGAACATGCCCGAGTTCCACAGGAAGTTGCCGCTCTCCAGGTAATGCGTGGCGGTCTGCAGGTCGGGTTTTTCCACGAAGCGCTGCACTTTGGCCGCGCCTCTGGCGTCCAGTGGCGCACCGGTTTCGATGTAACCAAAGCCGGTTTCCGGCGCGGTCGGCAATACGCCGAAGGTCACCAGATAACCGTCCTTCGCCAGATTCACCGCGTGCTCGACGGCCGTCTTGAGTGCGTCCTGATTGACGATCAAATGGTCGGCCGGCATCACCACCATGATCGCCTCGTCTCCGTGCAGCGCTTGCAGCGACAGGGCTGCAGCGGCAATCGCCGGGGCGGTATTGCGCCCGGTCGGCTCCAGGAGGAAGTGCCCGCGATGGCGTGACACGTGGGCGGCGCAATAGTGATCCTTGCTCTGGAAGTAGTACTCGCGGTTGGTCACCGTGACAATGTCACCCCAGCCGTCGAGCAATGCCGCCGCGCGCTGGTAGGTCTTGCCCAGCAGCGACTGGCCGTCGGGCAGGGTCATGAACGGCTTGGGATGGCCCTCGCGGGACACCGGCCACAAACGGGTGCCGGCACCGCCGGACAGAATCACGGGGATCAGCATGGCCTACTCCTTGGCGACGCGTTTCATGTCCGCATCCATCATCATGCGGATCAAGGTATCCAGGTCGGTTTTCGGCTTCCAGCCCAGCACACGCTGCGCCTTGGCCGGATTGCCGAGCAACACTTCGACTTCGGCCGGGCGGAAAAACGCCGGGTCGATCTTCACGTAGTCGCGGTAGTTCAGGCCGACGTGATCGAAGGCGATGCGGCACATTTCACGCACCGTGGTGGTAACGCCAGTGGCGACCACAAAATCGTCAGGCGTGCCCTGTTGCAGCATCAGCCACATGGCTTCGACGTAGTCGCCGGCAAAACCCCAGTCGCGTTTGGCGTCGATGTTGCCCAAGGCCAGTTCCTGCTGCTTGCCCTGCTTGATGCGGGCGGCGGCGTCAGTGACCTTGCGGGTAACGAATTCGATGCCGCGCAGCGGTGATTCATGGTTGAACAGAATGCCGCTGCTGGCGTGCAGGTTGAAGCTTTCGCGGTAGTTGACGGTGATCCAGTGGCCGTACAGCTTGGCCACGCCGTAAGGACTGCGTGGATAGAACGGGGTGTTCTCGTCCTGCTGCTCGGCCTGGATCAGACCGAACATTTCGCTGGTCGAGGCCTGATAGAAGCGGGTGTGCGGGCTGAACTGGCGGATCGCTTCCAGCAAGTGGGTAACGCCCAGGCCATCGACGATGCCGGTGGTTACCGGTTGATTCCACGAGGCGGCGACGAAGCTTTGCGCGGCGAGGTTATAGATTTCGTCCGGAGCCGATTGAATGACCGCGCGCTGCACCGAGCAAGCATCGGCCATGTCACCGTCCAGATAGACGATGTCGGCCTCGACGCCCATTTCGCGCAGGCGCCAGCGCGAATCGCTGCTGCGCCGGGCGACGAAGCCATAAACCTTGTAACCCTTGTCGAGCAGCAGTCTGGCCAGATACGCGCCGTCCTGGCCAGTGATCCCTGTGATCAGTGCACTTTTTGTCATTCTTGTCGTACTCGAATCTCCCAGTCGGACAGGATCGTCCGCAGGGATTGTTGTGTAGTGATGGCTGGCGACCATCCTGTGGTGTTGGCCAGTCTTGCGTGGCTGCCGCAGACGCGGCGCTGATCGGCGCGACGCATGCGCGCCGGATCCTGAACCAGTTGCATCTGGACTTCGGCCAGATCCGCCAGCTGTTCGATGAGGCTGCGGATGCTTTGCTCGCGCCCCGAACAGATGTTGTAGACCTGGCCCGGCTGGCCTTTTTCAAGCAGGGCGAAATAGGCCGATATGACGTCGCCGACATCGAGGAAATCACGCGTCACGTCGATGTCGCCGACTTCCAGTTGCGGCGCTTGCAGGCCTTGTCTGATGCGGTTGATCTGGCGCGCGGCGCTGGCGATGACGAAGCTGTCGCTCTGCCCGGTGCCGATGTGATTGAACGGGCGCGCCACCAGTACCGGCCAGTGTTCGCTCAGGCCCCATTGCAGACTGAGGAATTCCGCCGAGAGTTTGCTCACCGCGTAAGGGTTGCGCGGGCAGGGCGGTTGTTGTTCGGTGATCGGTAGAGCGCTTTCGCCGACCTGGCCGTAGACGTCGCCGGAGCTGACGTACAGGAATGTGCCGGTAAAGCCACGCGCCTTGAGGGCTTGCAACAGGTTGAGGGTGCCGAAAACATTGATGTCGAGGGTGCGGGCCGGATCACGGAAGGCTTCGGGGACGAAGGTTTGCCCGGCCAGATGGACTACCGCGTCGGGCATCTGCGGCCACAGGTCGCTGAGGCTGCCGGCATCCGTGAGGTCGAAGGGCGATGCGGCAGGCAACAGCTCCCACGACGAATCGGGCAAGGCCAGACGTGACTGTATATGTTGTCCCACGAAGCCACTGAGACCCGTGATGAACAGACGCTTTTTCAAACAGCGACCCCTTGGTCTTGAACTTGCGCCACTTTCCCACAGGCTTTAAGGGGAAGTCTGTCAGATCAGTAGAAAAATCCGACACGAGAACAGGCGAAGTCATTGTTGTAGTTGTTTGTATCAATCTGTGCCAATTGCGCAGTAATTTCAACAGGCCAT from Pseudomonas baetica includes the following:
- a CDS encoding GDP-mannose 4,6-dehydratase, which encodes MTKSALITGITGQDGAYLARLLLDKGYKVYGFVARRSSDSRWRLREMGVEADIVYLDGDMADACSVQRAVIQSAPDEIYNLAAQSFVAASWNQPVTTGIVDGLGVTHLLEAIRQFSPHTRFYQASTSEMFGLIQAEQQDENTPFYPRSPYGVAKLYGHWITVNYRESFNLHASSGILFNHESPLRGIEFVTRKVTDAAARIKQGKQQELALGNIDAKRDWGFAGDYVEAMWLMLQQGTPDDFVVATGVTTTVREMCRIAFDHVGLNYRDYVKIDPAFFRPAEVEVLLGNPAKAQRVLGWKPKTDLDTLIRMMMDADMKRVAKE
- a CDS encoding ABC transporter ATP-binding protein → MGHIRVTGLGKAYKQYPSRWSRLAEWLIPFSPLRHHQHWVLQDLTFEIPAGEAVGIVGVNGAGKSTLLKMITGTSRQTCGTIELSGRVAALLELGMGFHPDFTGRQNAVMAGQLLGMQLEEINALMPQIESFAEIGEAIDHPVRTYSSGMQMRLAFSVATARRPDILIVDEALSVGDAYFQHKSFERIRSFRKAGTTLLIVSHDRSAIQSICDSAILLDGGHMAMHDKPEAVMDYYNALLAEREGQTVRQETLSGGQVQTVSGTGEAGILRVRLLDEHERSIEAAEVGQPVVLEVEVEVRQHIERLVLGFMIKDRLGQPMYGINTHRQNQALENLRSGERITYRFAFVMGLGKGNYSVALSLSRLDSHLDRNFEWRDFGLVFHVINNRREDFVGCSWLNAQTTISRDTEGRLIESTP
- a CDS encoding GDP-mannose 4,6-dehydratase, which gives rise to MKKRLFITGLSGFVGQHIQSRLALPDSSWELLPAASPFDLTDAGSLSDLWPQMPDAVVHLAGQTFVPEAFRDPARTLDINVFGTLNLLQALKARGFTGTFLYVSSGDVYGQVGESALPITEQQPPCPRNPYAVSKLSAEFLSLQWGLSEHWPVLVARPFNHIGTGQSDSFVIASAARQINRIRQGLQAPQLEVGDIDVTRDFLDVGDVISAYFALLEKGQPGQVYNICSGREQSIRSLIEQLADLAEVQMQLVQDPARMRRADQRRVCGSHARLANTTGWSPAITTQQSLRTILSDWEIRVRQE
- a CDS encoding glycosyltransferase family 4 protein is translated as MRVLHFFKTYLPDSVGGIEQVIFQLCESGAQHGIDGQVLTLSADPNPPVVHLGQHEVHRARLDIQFASTGFSWSVFKQFREMAAEADVVNYHFPWPFMDLVHFASAMKKPSVVTYHSDIIRQKHLLKLYRPLMNRFLASADRIVAASPNYLHTSDVLQQFQDKTRVIPYGLNKAGYPQADSERMNHWRQKLGDKFFLFVGVMRYYKGLHILLDAMKDVDYPVVIVGAGPLEQELHAQAAALGLRNIHFLGRLGDEDKVALLQLSYAIVFPSHLRSEAFGISLLEGAMYGKPMISSEIGTGTSYINIHNETGLVVPPSHPQAFREAMRTLWDDPMRAAAMGVKAEARYRQLFTADEMGRKWTELYQELLEEKSLSYA
- a CDS encoding glycosyltransferase family 4 protein; amino-acid sequence: MRIALNARILQAPRTGIGHYVAELVNALRNETDVEVTLFHGWGWSSALPEAAMPGYSRLTPLLRQIPGAYQARRWLEQKRFDQGRAQGIDLYHEPSLWPLAFDGPTVITLHDLTHLHFPETQPLARLKEIERRLAIGVQQARLILTDSQAIADEAQAYFGLPAERFVVAPLGVAARFHPREANVISAVLKAHAVTAREYFLCVGTLEPRKNLSLALRAHALLPEGVRERFPLLIVGMAGWQREQFSDELRQALASGHVCLLGYLPDEQVAQLLAGARALIFPSLYEGFGLPVLEAMACGTPVVLTRSSAMPEVAGAAGNYIEADDADGLREMMSRLIDDQAHWQVCREAGLQQAQLFSWQRCARATAGAYRQAMGG
- a CDS encoding ABC transporter permease; this encodes MLLSLYRSLHTYRGFILGSVQREFQSRYRNSLFGALWPIFNPLSMIIVYTVIFSHIMRARLPGVDDGMAYSIYLCAGLLAWGLFSEITLRSQTMFLDNANLLKKISFPRFCLPVIVLLNAGINFAIIIALFLGFLLITGRWPGMALLALVPLVALQMMLCAGLGMVLGVLNVFFRDVGQLFAICLQFWFWLTPIVYPITILPEWLQRLLQYNPLTNLIGSYQNLFLYGQWPLWSSLLPTFVIGAVLCTIGLRLFRQRVGEMVDEL
- a CDS encoding glycosyltransferase family 4 protein, producing MTRLLVECTHVFKHPAVNSGIQRVVRNVINQLPPSVDGVECLPVILLNGQLYRVTRLAPLDTPFFNALATLGERLQRLAHRFWQWHQRIDADRTSKPARRLLYAGYRLTSFAAFGLPLRLLNQINRTQVLKRCSPLQHQPGDQLVLLDSSWHSDLFAHVERLKLDGVGLIAVIYDLIPLTHPQFYDTRLVEVFSEWFDWITRTADGYMAISATVRDQVREELQQRLGIEQADKRWFDFFHLGSELDLHCTDATVEPRLKALFSTPEPVFLMVSTIEPRKNHAYLLDAFERAWAAGSNARLCIAGRVGWKCDSLLARVRSHAELNQRLFMFNDLNDTSLEHAYSHASALVFPSFVEGFGLPLVEAMQRGLPAMGSDIAVFREIGGQFMAYFDLQDPQSLADLVTNFERSGQFPATRDVADWQWIGWRQASLQLAERSVRNVLEAPVAPARQHAHCP
- a CDS encoding mannose-1-phosphate guanylyltransferase/mannose-6-phosphate isomerase, translating into MLIPVILSGGAGTRLWPVSREGHPKPFMTLPDGQSLLGKTYQRAAALLDGWGDIVTVTNREYYFQSKDHYCAAHVSRHRGHFLLEPTGRNTAPAIAAAALSLQALHGDEAIMVVMPADHLIVNQDALKTAVEHAVNLAKDGYLVTFGVLPTAPETGFGYIETGAPLDARGAAKVQRFVEKPDLQTATHYLESGNFLWNSGMFCFTTATVIAELQLHAPELLEQTRACMAASAPVETVGCLQQELSPALFAEITDISIDYALMERSEKVVVVPAGFDWSDIGSWGAVAALVPADADNNRASGEAIFIDSHNNFVQSEGRLVATVGVDNLIIVDTADAVLVAHADRAQDVRRVAKQLKDKSHEAYRLHRTVSRPWGTYTVLEEGPRFKIKRIVVKPGGKLSLQMHHHRNEHWVVVEGMAKVTNNGSGTTLVAKNESTFIAAGHRHRLENPGVIDLVIIEVQSGEYLGEDDIVRFEDQYGRTV